A genomic segment from Salmo trutta chromosome 38, fSalTru1.1, whole genome shotgun sequence encodes:
- the LOC115178083 gene encoding gastrula zinc finger protein XlCGF26.1-like translates to MLTTVKQEEGAVFGIKEEDDMTVTVKEEGDVFVMKEEEGDMTVTVKEEGDVFVMKEEEGDMTVTMKEEGDIFEEKDEEGEITVTLEEDEEAQKTGDLINTSKYRERPDSHSDGRKSPSEEGQKTGEKTSQCSQCGKSFTRLGNLKRHERIHTGEKPFQCSQCGKSFTRLGNLKEHKIIHTVEKPFQCSQCEKGFRWLGNLKKHERTHTAEKPFQCSQCGNGFTQLGSLKEHERLHTGEKPFQCSQCGNSFALLGSLKKHERTHTGEKPFQCTQCGKGFTRLGNLKDHERVHTGEKPFQCSQCGNNFTRLRSLNEHKLVHTGEKRFQCSQCGKGFTLLGSLKKHERTHTGEKPFQCSHCGKIFTQLKSLKVHERAHTGETSYHCSLCGKNFTKLGNLKKHKQLHTGAKPFQCSQCGKGFTLLGNLKDHKRVHTGEKRFQCSQCGIGFTLLGNLKKHEKIHTGEKSFQCSQCGNSFKSLGSLKEHEMIHTWETAYHCSLCGKNFTKLGNLKKHTEFHTGKKPFQCSQCGKGFTRLGNLKDHKRTHTREKPFQCSQCGKGFTLLQNLKRHERTHTVLTMTPGVGTSSENRTGNRIRTKK, encoded by the exons atgttgacTACCGTGAAACAAGAGGAAGGTGCAGTTTTTGGCATAAAGGAAGAGGATGATATGACTGTCAcagtgaaagaggagggagacgTTTTTGTAatgaaggaggaggaaggggacatgactgtcacagtgaaagaagagggaGACGTTTTTGTAatgaaggaggaggaaggggacatGACTGTCACAATGAAAGAGGAGGGAGACATTTTTGaagagaaggatgaagagggggagattactgtcacattagaggaggacgaagaagcacagaagactggagatctgattaacaccagtaaataca gagagagaccagactctcactctgacgGCAGGAAGAGTCCTTCAGAGGAAGGACagaagacaggagagaagacTTCACAATGTtcccaatgtgggaagagttttacacggttagggaacctgaaaaggcatgagagaatacacacaggagagaaacctttccaatgctcccaatgtggaaagagtttcacaCGGTTAGGGAACTTGAAAGAACATAAAATAATACACACAGTAGAgaaacctttccaatgctcccagtgtgaaaAGGGCTTTAGGtggttagggaacctgaaaaagcatgagagaacacacacagcagagaaaccgttccaatgctcccagtgtgggaaTGGTTTTACACAGTTAGGGAGCTTGAAGGAGCATGAAAGgttacacacaggggagaagcctttccaatgttcccagtgtggaaatagTTTTGCCctgttagggagcctgaaaaagcatgagagaacacacacaggagagaagccgttCCAATGCACCCAGTGTGGGAAGGGTTTTACACGGTTAGGGAATCTGAAGGACCATGaaagagtacacacaggagagaaacctttccaatgctcccagtgtggaaataaTTTTACACGGTTACGGAGCCTGAACGAACATAAAttagtacacacaggagagaaacgtttccaatgttcccagtgtggaaagggttttaccctGTTAGGAAGCCTGAAAaagcatgagagaacacacacaggagaaaagccgttccaatgctcccactgtggaaagattTTTACACAGTTAAAGAGCTTGAAGGTGCATGAAAGGGCACACACAGGGGAGACATCTTACCATTGCTCTCtgtgtggaaagaattttaccaagttagggaacctaaaaaaACATAAACAATTACACACCGGAGCgaaacctttccaatgctcccagtgtgggaagGGTTTTACACTGTTAGGGAACCTGAAGGATCATAaaagagtacacacaggagagaaacgtttccaatgctcccagtgtggaataGGTTTTACCCtgttagggaacctgaaaaagcatgagaaaatacacacaggagagaagtctttccaatgttcccagtgtggaaatagTTTTAAAAGTTTAGGGAGCTTGAAGGAGCATGAAATGATACACACATGGGAGACAGCTTACCATTGCTCTCtgtgtggaaagaattttaccaagttagggaacctaaaaaaACATACAGAATTTCACACAGGAaagaagcctttccaatgctcccagtgtggaaagggttttacacgGTTAGGGAATCTGAAGGACCATaaaagaacacacacaagagagaaacctttccaatgctcccaatgtggaaagggttttaccctGTTACagaacctgaaaaggcatgagagaaccCACACAGTTTTAACAATGACCCCAGGAGTTGGAACCAGTTCAGAAAACAGAACAGGAAACCGCATAAGAACAAAAAAATGA
- the LOC115178617 gene encoding gastrula zinc finger protein XlCGF57.1: MGVANRDEEAQKTGDLINTSKYREIPDSHSDGRKSPSAEPDPETPKPARRHHWSQCKKSFKWLWNLKRHDRTDTGKKTSQCSQCGKSFTRLANLKRHERIHTGEKPFQCSQCGKSFTRLGSLKEHKIIHTGEKPFQCSRCEKGFRWLGNLKKHERTHTGEKPFQCSQCGKGFTQLGSLKEHERIHTGETSYHCSLCGKDFTKLRNLIKHTELHTGEKPFQCSQCGKGFTRLGNLKDHKRIHTGEKPFQCSQCGKSFTRLRSLNEHKLVHSGEKRFQCSQCGKGFTLLGSLKKHERTHTGEKPFQCSHCGKSFTQLGSLKVHERAHTGERSYHCSLCGKNFTKLGNLKKHKQLHTGEKPFQCSQCGKGFTRLGNLKDHKRVHTGEKPFQCSQCGKSFTWLGNLKKHERTHTGEKPFQCSKCGNSFKRLGSLKEHERIHTWETAYHCSLCGKNFTKLGNLTKHEKLHTGKKPFQCTQCGKGFTRLGNLKDHRRTHTREKPFQCSQCGKGFTQIGNLKRHEKIHTGEKSFHCPQCGKDFTQLVNLKRHEKTHTVLTPGVGTSSENRTENRVRTKKMKKQKPNRERK; the protein is encoded by the exons ATGGGAGTGGCCAACAG ggacgaagaagcacagaagactggagatctgattaacaccagtaaataca gagagataccagactctcactctgacggcaggaagagtccttcagcggaaccagacccagagacgcccAAACCAGCGAGACGACACCACTGGTCCCAGTGTAAAAAGAGTTTTAAGTGGTTATGGAACCTGAAAAGGCACGATAGAACAGACACAGGAAAGAAGACTTCACAATGTtcccaatgtgggaagagttttacacgGTTAGcgaacctgaaaaggcatgagagaatacacacaggagagaaaccgttccaatgctcccaatgtggaaagagtttcacaCGGTTAGGGAGCTTGAAAGAACATAaaataatacacacaggagagaagcctttccaatgctcccggTGTGAAAAGGGCTTTAGGtggttagggaacctgaaaaagcatgagagaacacacacaggagagaaaccgttccaatgctcccagtgtgggaagGGTTTTACACAGTTAGGGAGCTTGAAGGAGCATGAAaggatacacacaggggagacatCTTACCattgctccctgtgtggaaaggaTTTTACCAAGTTAAGGAACCTGATAAAACATACAGaattacacacaggagagaagcctttccaatgctcccagtgtgggaagGGTTTTACACGGTTAGGGAATCTGAAGGACCAtaaaagaatacacacaggggagaagcctttccaatgctcccagtgtgggaagagttttacaaggTTACGGAGCCTGAACGAACATAAATTAGTACACTCAGGAGAGAAAcgtttccaatgttcccagtgtggaaagggttttaccctgttagggagcctgaaaaagcatgagagaacacacacaggagaaaagccgttccaatgctcccactgtggaaagagttttacgcAGTTAGGGAGCTTGAAGGTGCATGAAAGGGCACACACAGGGGAGAGATCTTACCATTGCTCTCtgtgtggaaagaattttaccaagttagggaacctaaaaaaacataaacaattacacacaggagagaaacctttccaatgctcccagtgtgggaagGGTTTTACACGGTTAGGGAACCTGAAGGATCATAaaagagtacacacaggagagaagccattccaatgttcccagtgtggaaagagttttacgtggttagggaacctgaaaaagcatgagagaacacacacaggagagaagcctttccaatgttccaaGTGTGGAAATAGTTTTAAAAGGTTAGGGAGCTTGAAGGAGCATGAAAGGATACACACATGGGAGACAGCTTACCATTGCTCTCtgtgtggaaagaattttaccaagttagggaacctaaCAAAACATGAAAAATTACACACAGGAAAGAAGCCTTTCCAATGCAcccagtgtggaaagggttttacacgGTTAGGGAATCTGAAGGACCATAgaagaacacacacaagagagaaacctttccaatgctcccaatgtggaaagggttttacccaGATAGggaacctgaaaaggcatgagaaaatacacacaggagagaagtctTTCCATTGTCCGCAGTGTGGAAAGGATTTTACCCAATTAGtgaacctgaaaaggcatgagaaaacacacacagttttAACCCCAGGAGTTGGAACCAGTTCAGAAAACAGAACAGAAAACCGCGTAAGaacaaaaaaaatgaagaaaCAGAAACCGAACCGGGAAAGAAAGTGA